The Halomicronema hongdechloris C2206 genome includes a window with the following:
- a CDS encoding RMD1 family protein → MSTLLFPDQDVIQARAYFLGQSIDLKPFSDPVTSMMSPLMTTIGESGQAVVFDYGAFVVFGASPCQETAFLERVQAHTQDCFEHPETEAVMIRLRPSNAGKVEDGVVWLSQFDPASLQLVAEVLAKSVVLAHYEVGAAQVFDQIEPFAVSLQQPGQNRHRGQELLKQIGNTLLIQHKTVGRVEIIDKPELLWEYPELDRLYLRLEDEYEIRERHAALDRKLELVARTAETALDLQQQNTGLRLELYVVILIVIEVILSLYDLFIHRA, encoded by the coding sequence ATGTCTACCCTACTGTTTCCCGATCAGGACGTTATTCAAGCACGAGCCTATTTTTTAGGCCAAAGCATCGATCTCAAACCCTTTAGTGATCCAGTAACCAGCATGATGTCACCCCTGATGACTACCATTGGTGAGTCGGGGCAAGCGGTTGTCTTTGACTATGGGGCGTTTGTGGTATTTGGGGCGTCGCCCTGCCAAGAGACGGCCTTCCTGGAGCGGGTGCAGGCCCACACCCAGGACTGTTTTGAGCATCCTGAGACGGAGGCCGTGATGATTCGCTTGCGGCCAAGCAATGCTGGCAAGGTGGAGGATGGTGTCGTCTGGTTATCCCAGTTTGATCCGGCTAGCCTGCAGTTGGTGGCAGAGGTGCTGGCCAAGAGTGTTGTCCTGGCTCACTATGAGGTTGGGGCAGCCCAGGTCTTTGATCAAATTGAACCCTTTGCTGTCAGCTTGCAACAACCTGGGCAAAACCGCCATCGTGGGCAGGAGCTGCTGAAGCAAATTGGCAATACCCTCTTGATTCAGCATAAGACGGTGGGACGGGTGGAAATCATTGATAAGCCGGAACTGCTGTGGGAGTATCCAGAGCTGGATCGACTGTATCTACGCCTAGAGGATGAGTACGAAATTCGCGAGCGCCATGCTGCCCTCGACCGTAAGTTGGAGCTAGTTGCCCGCACCGCTGAAACGGCCTTGGATTTACAACAACAAAATACGGGCCTGCGGTTGGAGTTGTATGTGGTGATTTTGATCGTGATTGAGGTGATTTTGTCCCTCTATGACCTATTTATCCACAGGGCATAG
- a CDS encoding cyclic nucleotide-binding domain-containing protein, with protein sequence MMKRVLFVLGVLEDDDIDWLLTVGQRLEFHAGDVLIRQQQQAEAIYLLLDGTLHVSVASWPDQIIAELSSGEVVGEMSFVDTRPPSATVTAATPALLLAIPWSPLQSMLQQDSRFAARFYRALAILLSSRLRTTVQHLEGEHWQPVVLSDQECSRDMAETISLGGIRFDWLMRRLRDNPTAPTEADWPTSEPE encoded by the coding sequence ATGATGAAACGTGTGTTATTTGTTTTGGGAGTGCTAGAGGATGATGATATTGATTGGCTACTAACCGTAGGGCAACGCTTAGAGTTCCATGCCGGCGATGTCTTGATTCGACAGCAACAGCAGGCTGAGGCCATTTATCTGCTGCTCGATGGCACTCTCCATGTGTCCGTAGCCTCCTGGCCCGATCAAATTATCGCTGAGCTATCCAGCGGCGAAGTCGTGGGAGAAATGTCCTTTGTTGACACCCGGCCGCCGTCAGCCACGGTGACAGCCGCTACTCCGGCATTGTTACTGGCCATTCCTTGGTCCCCCCTGCAGTCAATGCTTCAGCAGGACAGCCGCTTCGCCGCTCGATTCTACCGAGCCCTGGCGATCCTACTCTCTAGCCGGCTACGCACCACCGTTCAGCACCTCGAGGGCGAACATTGGCAACCGGTAGTGCTGTCGGATCAAGAATGTTCCCGCGATATGGCCGAAACGATTTCCCTTGGAGGTATCCGCTTCGATTGGTTGATGCGTCGACTGCGCGATAACCCGACGGC
- the sbcC gene encoding exonuclease subunit SbcC, whose protein sequence is MDAAQGKWMIPKQLTLTNFLSYRQASLNFQGLHVACIAGANGAGKSSLLEAISWALWGQSRGSCDDDVIHGGEMEAQVDFVFEHHHQTYRILRSRRRRQNSSLEFQVETESGFLSLTRRGVRATQQLICQQLRLDYDTFVNSAYLRQGRADEFMLKRPSERKQILADLLKLDQYDQLADKAKERVRQAKAEAKVLEQTLVDLQAQLSQQQLVAQQQQELTTRLATLDQQQQADQTTLAGLQEQRQRRQRWQQQRTLLLQQVDHGQQVRSRLRQELQELQQRQQAVSRLLAQAEAISQGYGQWSQLQAEEARLSQVWEAYQRLHAQREQLQQQVTQPRDQLLRRQQQAQQQLQGLEQEGVELAAILQRQDQVMTAMAQLRQAQERLHQLDQRQLQVLPLLQQCQALQRDLQQAALRLAARLEELSHSEQTLKQHQAQQPQLQQAVLEVTHTLEQLQRRRAYQERVREKGLERRRFMEQLQDRQRACETQLAQLEQKMELLAQPDAPCPVCDRTLGVDHRQGILARHRQEQQDLQREIWVIREQLAVSEKELQVLRQEYRDLDAELANYDPTLEQRGQLQAQLDSSAGMQQRLQQILQEQTQLRQALEHQNYAADVQTALQAVEQQLAELPYDERDHALARGQVDRLRWAEIKQAEIKQAQQKHRHLQGRRQALEATLAEVEAQLAALAASPQQQHLSQVEQQLAHLDYSPDYHHQLRQQLRAAQDWRLRYQALEQARQQQPQVQQQVDEIERQVQMRSQELSRLQTELTELDQRLQTTPDPQAEVVHLEQQLQGRQQAREQHLAQLGALRQQYQYLQQQQAHLDSQQQALTAARHQQRVHQAVAHAFGRNGIQALIIETLLPQLEAETNQILSRLSANQLHVQFVTQRVGRSRQSKLIDTLDILIADTQGTRPYETYSGGEGFRVNFAIRLALARLLAQRSGVPLQMLIIDEGFGTQDQQGCERLIAAINAIATDFACILVVTHIPHFREAFQTRIDVVKTEAGSRLDLSM, encoded by the coding sequence TTGGATGCGGCCCAGGGCAAATGGATGATTCCCAAGCAATTGACCCTGACAAATTTCCTCAGTTATCGGCAGGCCAGTCTCAATTTCCAGGGCCTGCATGTGGCCTGTATTGCCGGAGCCAATGGAGCCGGTAAGTCATCATTACTGGAGGCCATTAGCTGGGCACTTTGGGGCCAGAGTCGCGGCAGTTGCGATGACGATGTCATCCATGGGGGCGAGATGGAAGCTCAGGTGGATTTTGTCTTTGAGCACCATCATCAGACCTATCGCATTCTCCGCAGCCGCCGGCGTCGGCAGAATAGCTCTTTAGAATTTCAAGTCGAAACTGAGTCAGGCTTTCTCAGCTTGACTCGGCGAGGGGTGCGGGCAACGCAGCAGCTGATCTGCCAGCAGCTGCGACTGGACTATGACACCTTTGTCAACTCGGCCTATTTACGTCAGGGACGCGCCGATGAGTTCATGCTGAAGCGCCCCAGTGAGCGCAAGCAGATTCTGGCCGATTTACTCAAGTTGGATCAATACGATCAGCTGGCGGATAAGGCTAAGGAGCGGGTTCGCCAGGCCAAGGCCGAAGCTAAGGTTTTGGAGCAAACCCTGGTGGATCTTCAGGCCCAATTGAGTCAGCAGCAGTTGGTGGCACAACAGCAGCAGGAATTGACCACTCGCTTGGCCACACTCGATCAGCAACAACAAGCCGACCAAACTACTCTGGCCGGGTTGCAGGAGCAACGGCAGCGGCGACAACGGTGGCAACAACAGCGGACACTGCTACTGCAGCAAGTTGATCACGGTCAACAAGTACGAAGCCGATTACGGCAAGAATTGCAAGAGCTGCAGCAACGGCAGCAGGCGGTGAGTCGGTTGTTGGCTCAGGCAGAGGCAATTAGCCAAGGCTATGGGCAGTGGTCACAGCTACAGGCGGAGGAGGCGCGTCTCTCCCAGGTTTGGGAAGCTTACCAACGGTTACACGCCCAGCGAGAGCAGCTGCAGCAACAGGTCACCCAGCCTCGAGATCAGTTGCTGAGACGACAGCAGCAAGCTCAGCAGCAGTTGCAAGGGCTGGAGCAGGAGGGGGTGGAGCTGGCGGCCATTTTGCAGAGGCAGGATCAGGTGATGACGGCGATGGCCCAGCTGCGCCAGGCCCAGGAGCGCTTGCATCAGCTCGATCAACGGCAGCTACAGGTGTTGCCGCTACTGCAGCAGTGCCAGGCGCTACAGCGCGACTTACAACAGGCAGCACTGCGGCTGGCGGCTCGCTTGGAGGAACTGAGCCACAGTGAGCAAACTTTGAAGCAGCACCAGGCTCAGCAGCCTCAGTTGCAGCAGGCAGTGCTGGAGGTGACCCATACCCTAGAACAGTTGCAACGGCGGCGTGCCTATCAGGAGCGAGTGCGGGAAAAGGGGTTGGAACGCCGTCGCTTCATGGAGCAGCTGCAGGACAGACAGCGGGCCTGTGAAACCCAACTGGCCCAGCTGGAGCAGAAAATGGAGTTGTTGGCGCAGCCCGATGCCCCATGCCCGGTGTGCGATCGCACCTTGGGAGTGGACCACCGGCAAGGCATCTTAGCGCGCCATCGCCAGGAGCAGCAGGACCTACAGCGAGAGATCTGGGTGATTCGGGAGCAACTAGCGGTGTCGGAGAAGGAGCTGCAGGTGCTACGGCAGGAATATCGCGATCTAGACGCTGAATTGGCCAACTACGACCCCACCCTGGAACAGCGGGGACAGCTGCAGGCCCAACTGGATAGCAGTGCCGGCATGCAACAGCGGTTGCAGCAGATTTTGCAGGAGCAGACCCAGTTGCGCCAGGCCCTAGAGCACCAGAACTATGCCGCCGATGTGCAGACGGCCCTGCAGGCAGTGGAGCAACAACTGGCCGAGTTACCCTACGACGAGCGCGATCATGCCCTGGCCCGGGGACAGGTGGATCGGCTGCGTTGGGCCGAGATCAAGCAGGCCGAGATTAAACAGGCCCAGCAGAAGCACCGCCACTTGCAAGGACGCCGTCAGGCCCTGGAGGCAACCCTGGCAGAGGTGGAAGCCCAGCTAGCAGCCTTGGCAGCATCGCCTCAGCAGCAACACCTGAGCCAGGTGGAGCAGCAGTTAGCCCATCTCGACTATAGCCCGGACTATCATCATCAGCTGCGCCAGCAGCTGCGGGCGGCCCAAGATTGGCGGCTGCGGTACCAGGCGCTGGAGCAGGCCCGGCAGCAGCAGCCCCAAGTGCAGCAGCAGGTGGATGAGATCGAGCGGCAGGTGCAGATGCGATCGCAGGAACTCAGCCGCCTACAGACGGAGCTCACCGAACTAGACCAACGGCTGCAGACCACTCCCGATCCCCAGGCCGAAGTGGTCCACCTAGAGCAGCAACTGCAAGGGCGTCAACAGGCTCGGGAGCAGCATCTGGCCCAGTTGGGAGCCCTGCGTCAGCAATACCAGTATCTGCAGCAGCAACAGGCCCATCTCGACAGCCAACAGCAAGCCCTGACCGCGGCCCGCCATCAACAGCGGGTACATCAGGCGGTGGCCCATGCCTTCGGTCGCAATGGCATTCAGGCCCTGATCATCGAGACCCTACTGCCACAACTGGAAGCCGAAACCAACCAGATCCTCAGCCGCCTCAGCGCCAACCAGCTCCATGTGCAGTTTGTTACCCAGCGGGTCGGGCGCAGTCGCCAGAGCAAACTGATCGACACCCTCGACATCTTGATCGCCGATACCCAAGGCACCCGCCCCTACGAGACCTACTCCGGTGGTGAAGGCTTTCGGGTCAACTTTGCCATTCGCTTGGCCCTGGCCCGGTTACTAGCTCAGCGCTCCGGCGTGCCCCTGCAGATGTTGATCATCGATGAGGGCTTCGGCACCCAAGATCAGCAGGGCTGTGAACGGTTGATCGCCGCCATCAATGCGATCGCAACCGACTTTGCCTGCATTTTAGTGGTCACCCACATCCCTCACTTTCGCGAGGCCTTCCAAACTCGCATTGACGTGGTTAAAACCGAGGCTGGTTCCCGCTTAGACCTATCAATGTAA